From Pantoea sp. Ep11b, the proteins below share one genomic window:
- the rutF gene encoding NADH-dependent FMN reductase RutF, whose protein sequence is MSLDTLTPTVEKMAFRNAMSRLGAAVNIITTEGPAGRAGFTASAVCSVTDSPPTLLVCLNRAASVYAVFRENMQLCVNTLAAGHEDLSSLFGGKTPMADRFSAAEWSAAVTGSPVLRGAVASFDCRITQIVSVGTHDTLFCEVVDVVHSEDNHGLAWFDRGYHPLKRQEAR, encoded by the coding sequence ATGAGCCTGGATACCCTTACCCCCACCGTTGAGAAGATGGCGTTCCGCAATGCGATGTCGCGGCTGGGTGCCGCGGTCAACATCATTACCACCGAAGGCCCGGCCGGACGCGCAGGGTTTACCGCCTCCGCCGTGTGCAGCGTGACGGACTCGCCGCCGACGCTGCTGGTCTGCCTGAACCGCGCCGCCTCGGTTTATGCGGTGTTCCGCGAAAATATGCAGCTCTGCGTCAACACGCTGGCGGCGGGTCATGAAGATCTCTCCAGCCTGTTCGGCGGCAAAACCCCGATGGCTGACCGTTTCAGCGCCGCAGAGTGGTCAGCGGCCGTCACCGGCTCACCCGTGCTGCGCGGCGCGGTCGCCTCTTTCGACTGCCGCATTACCCAGATTGTCAGCGTCGGCACACATGACACCCTGTTCTGCGAAGTCGTGGACGTGGTTCACAGTGAGGACAACCACGGACTGGCGTGGTTTGACCGGGGATACCATCCCCTGAAGCGGCAGGAAGCCCGTTAA
- the rutD gene encoding pyrimidine utilization protein D, with protein MQLDILGLQDPDAPTLVLASGLGGVAGFWQPQLAALTARYRVVLYDQRGTGRSADCLPQAYSMAMMAAELADALAQRGILRFSLVGHALGGLIGLQLALDFPTRIERIVVINGWLTLHPHTRRCFEARQALLLNSGVAAFVRAQPLFLYPAEWMAQHQARMEEEDRHHVTHFQGQQNLMCRLQALMHADFSEQAEAITQPVLVIASQDDLLVPWSCSAALARALPAATEERMAWGGHAMSVTDAEHFNALLLQWLDQTDDVQPLERVALTFYGEDYEPGYPYPHR; from the coding sequence ATGCAACTGGATATTCTGGGTCTGCAGGATCCCGATGCGCCGACGCTGGTGCTCGCCTCCGGTCTGGGCGGCGTGGCGGGGTTCTGGCAGCCACAACTGGCGGCCCTGACGGCGCGCTATCGGGTGGTGCTTTATGACCAGCGCGGCACCGGGCGCAGTGCTGACTGTCTGCCGCAAGCGTACAGCATGGCGATGATGGCGGCCGAACTGGCCGACGCGCTGGCGCAGCGGGGCATCCTGCGCTTCAGCCTGGTCGGTCATGCGCTGGGCGGTCTGATCGGACTGCAGCTGGCGCTGGATTTCCCGACGCGCATCGAACGGATCGTAGTCATTAATGGCTGGCTGACGCTGCATCCTCATACCCGGCGCTGCTTTGAGGCGCGGCAGGCGCTGTTGCTCAACAGCGGTGTGGCAGCTTTTGTCCGCGCGCAGCCGCTGTTTCTCTATCCTGCGGAATGGATGGCGCAGCATCAGGCGCGGATGGAGGAGGAGGATCGTCATCACGTCACCCACTTTCAGGGCCAGCAGAATCTGATGTGTCGGCTGCAGGCGCTGATGCATGCCGACTTCAGCGAACAGGCTGAGGCCATCACCCAGCCGGTGCTGGTCATCGCCAGTCAGGACGACCTGCTGGTGCCGTGGAGCTGCTCGGCCGCGCTGGCCCGGGCGCTGCCCGCCGCCACCGAAGAGAGGATGGCCTGGGGCGGACATGCCATGAGCGTTACCGACGCCGAACACTTCAATGCCCTGCTGCTGCAGTGGCTGGATCAGACGGATGACGTGCAGCCGCTGGAGCGCGTCGCTCTCACCTTTTACGGAGAAGATTATGAGCCTGGATACCCTTACCCCCACCGTTGA
- the rutG gene encoding pyrimidine utilization transport protein G gives MAQSWFPQWQKKSALTENGIIAPDETLPLGQTLVLGLQHAVAMFGATVLMPLLMGLDPNLAILVSGTGTLLFFFITGGRVPSYLGSSAAFVGVVIAVTGFSGQGLNPHLSVALGGVIACGLLYTLIGLVVMKSGTRWIENLMPPVVTGAVVMAIGLNLAPIAVHSVSASAFDSWVAVMTVLCIGLVAVFTRGMVQRLLILVGLILAWALYALLTNVLGLGKPVDFALLSQAAWFGLPHTTAPTFDLQAMVLIAPVAIILVAENLGHLKAVAGMTGRNLDPWMGRAFVGDGLATLLSGSVGGSGVTTYAENIGVMAVTKVYSTLAFVAAAVIAILAGFSPKFGALIHTIPAPVIGGASIVVFGLIAVAGARIWVQNHVDLGQNSNLIMVATTLVLGAGDFALKIGSFTLGGIGTATFGAIILNALLRRRTAQQQDEPLARQQS, from the coding sequence ATGGCACAATCCTGGTTTCCACAATGGCAGAAGAAGTCGGCATTAACTGAAAACGGTATTATCGCCCCGGATGAGACGCTGCCGCTGGGGCAGACGCTGGTGCTGGGTTTGCAGCATGCGGTGGCGATGTTTGGCGCAACGGTGCTGATGCCGCTGCTGATGGGGCTGGACCCGAATCTGGCGATTCTGGTTTCGGGTACAGGTACGCTGCTGTTCTTCTTTATTACCGGCGGCCGGGTGCCCAGCTATCTGGGGTCGAGCGCCGCCTTTGTCGGTGTGGTGATTGCGGTCACCGGTTTCAGCGGTCAGGGGTTGAATCCCCATCTCAGCGTCGCGCTGGGCGGGGTGATCGCCTGCGGCCTGCTCTACACGCTGATCGGGCTGGTGGTGATGAAGTCCGGCACGCGCTGGATCGAAAACCTGATGCCGCCGGTGGTGACTGGCGCGGTGGTGATGGCGATTGGCCTGAATCTGGCGCCGATTGCGGTGCACAGCGTCTCCGCCTCGGCGTTCGACAGCTGGGTGGCGGTGATGACCGTGCTCTGCATCGGGCTGGTGGCGGTGTTTACCCGCGGGATGGTACAGCGTCTGCTGATTCTGGTCGGGCTGATCCTGGCCTGGGCACTCTATGCGCTGCTGACCAACGTTCTGGGGCTGGGCAAGCCGGTCGACTTTGCCCTGCTCTCACAGGCCGCATGGTTTGGCCTGCCGCACACCACCGCCCCGACCTTTGATCTGCAGGCGATGGTGCTGATCGCGCCGGTGGCGATCATTCTGGTAGCGGAAAACCTCGGCCACTTAAAGGCGGTGGCGGGCATGACCGGCCGCAATCTCGATCCCTGGATGGGCCGCGCCTTTGTGGGCGACGGTCTGGCCACGCTGCTTTCCGGTTCGGTCGGCGGCAGCGGCGTCACCACCTATGCTGAGAATATCGGGGTGATGGCGGTGACCAAAGTCTACTCGACGCTGGCGTTTGTCGCCGCCGCCGTCATCGCCATTCTGGCCGGTTTCTCGCCGAAGTTTGGTGCGCTGATCCACACCATTCCGGCACCGGTCATTGGCGGTGCCTCTATTGTGGTGTTCGGACTGATTGCGGTGGCAGGCGCACGCATCTGGGTGCAGAACCATGTCGATCTGGGTCAGAACAGTAATCTGATTATGGTGGCGACGACGCTGGTGCTCGGCGCGGGCGACTTCGCGCTGAAAATCGGCTCTTTCACTCTGGGCGGGATCGGCACGGCCACCTTCGGCGCGATTATCCTTAACGCGCTGCTGCGCCGTCGCACCGCGCAGCAGCAGGATGAGCCGCTGGCGCGACAGCAGAGCTAG